Genomic window (Arcobacter sp. F2176):
CCTAAAAGTGGTAAAACAAGAGGAAATCCAGAACCGACTCCATAAAATCCTAAAGTTTGTCCAAAGTCCTCTTTATGTGCTTGCCAATGTAGTTCAGTAGTTGCAGGATCCATAAAACCTAGCAATCCAAAAGTACTGTTTATTAGAAATCTACCCAACTCTTCTGCACTATTTGAAAACTTGAATTGTAATAAATTATTTACAAATCGAATAGGAAAGAAAAGATTATTAAAAAAGTTTGAAACACCAGTTCTAGCAACTTCTGGCATGACCTTTACATATCCTCTTGTTATTGGGTCAAATACATATATATATGCTTTATCATTGAATGAAGTCATTACTCTGTTATAACCACTTAAGGGATCAAAGATCTCAGTTTTTGGTTCACTAAATTCATTAGAAAAATCTACTGTTCCACTATCATCGGAAGCCAATGCGAAATTTAATAATA
Coding sequences:
- a CDS encoding VacJ family lipoprotein, with the protein product MKKIIFSLVLLLNFALASDDSGTVDFSNEFSEPKTEIFDPLSGYNRVMTSFNDKAYIYVFDPITRGYVKVMPEVARTGVSNFFNNLFFPIRFVNNLLQFKFSNSAEELGRFLINSTFGLLGFMDPATTELHWQAHKEDFGQTLGFYGVGSGFPLVLPLLGPSNLRDTFGMVADGYVSPLNNFGDDTIKYKIPNNTEETSYLAIGRHLNENSFNIGRYQDIKKDAIDLYPFLRDIYEQKREKEIKE